A single Candidatus Krumholzibacteriia bacterium DNA region contains:
- a CDS encoding TonB family protein — MATVRLGYEAAGRFPRWGYLDKFYINEVMPRAFIVTAIFCLVGAGSWYGYKRYDEYRRGKKVHGATRKPVRVLTAAEIGVPPSLMQTQTTAVKVEVRTAPKVAMPVPVPDEEAVEETIATSEEMSAGNANPLGMALGAGDSLVIDAGDVGLPSPDEYVAFEKAPELVKMDPVSYPDIAREAGVEGTVLVRVLVGDDGFVKDMIIIQSVPMLDEAAADAAWTAVFKPALQKDRPVAVWMVIPLEFSLHE; from the coding sequence ATGGCGACGGTACGGCTCGGATACGAAGCCGCCGGGCGCTTCCCGCGCTGGGGTTACCTCGACAAGTTCTACATCAACGAGGTGATGCCTCGCGCCTTCATCGTCACCGCGATCTTCTGCCTGGTCGGGGCCGGATCCTGGTACGGCTACAAGAGATACGACGAGTACCGGCGCGGCAAGAAAGTGCATGGGGCCACGCGCAAACCCGTACGCGTGCTGACCGCGGCGGAGATCGGCGTACCTCCGTCGTTGATGCAGACCCAGACGACGGCGGTGAAGGTGGAGGTGCGCACCGCCCCGAAGGTGGCCATGCCGGTGCCCGTGCCCGATGAGGAAGCCGTCGAGGAAACCATCGCCACCAGCGAAGAGATGTCCGCCGGCAACGCCAATCCCCTGGGGATGGCACTCGGTGCCGGCGACAGCCTGGTGATCGATGCCGGTGACGTGGGATTGCCGAGCCCCGACGAGTACGTTGCCTTCGAGAAAGCGCCGGAGCTGGTGAAGATGGATCCGGTGTCCTATCCGGACATCGCCCGCGAGGCTGGCGTCGAGGGCACGGTGCTCGTCCGCGTCCTCGTGGGCGACGATGGCTTCGTCAAGGACATGATCATCATCCAGAGCGTGCCGATGCTGGACGAGGCCGCCGCCGATGCGGCCTGGACCGCGGTGTTCAAGCCGGCGCTGCAGAAGGACCGGCCGGTGGCGGTGTGGATGGTGATCCCTCTCGAGTTCAGTCTGCACGAGTAG
- a CDS encoding tetratricopeptide repeat protein, translating into MQSFAKPFLRFLERRARVTRRALLLLAVGVFLAPGWASAGRDMSQVDEALAKDDLATARQLLEQMLAAQPDDPQVHGLLGEIRWRRGELKEAREHFDKALAKNPADAHALAGKALVALAQDDLPGAEQLATKALEADKKEWLANFAMGRVILAQGKVEAAFSYLEKGKDTKKRGDGRDLFEEGMGLLALAEKDVEGAETNLIRARALAPNTVEHVMALAAMYESTQQWGQAAKVLEDMGAKIGKTPQLSYRLGRAYENMNRLNEAAKEYQSTLQADSTYAPALASLGHLFLLDTKRTPAAINLLSRAVALRPTAATRLDLGIALTRDNRAAEAIPHLEAVLAENPEPAVKLALARAYLKSDNAAKGLEMFKANPELANEAQASDMVLVGTAWIQAKDYPKARAALDKAEEKDATLSDIPYRRGLILLYEKNYPAAIEQLQKKILADPQSANAWLNLAIAYQGNRDPKAAAEAYRKVTELAPNSLQAWTSYANVLSEQGANDQAKAAFDKALQIDAKNAPALRGRGYLYLAASQYPQAITDLRGATASDPKDPQGWVWLGQALLNSGNKPDAEAAFQKVLQLEPGNAAAKEGLDVIKGNSR; encoded by the coding sequence ATGCAGTCGTTCGCGAAGCCGTTTCTCCGCTTCCTTGAGCGCCGTGCCCGCGTGACGCGGCGCGCGCTCCTCTTGCTGGCCGTGGGGGTTTTCCTCGCCCCTGGTTGGGCCTCGGCCGGGCGGGACATGTCGCAAGTCGATGAAGCTCTCGCCAAGGACGATCTCGCCACCGCTCGCCAACTGCTGGAGCAGATGCTGGCGGCGCAGCCCGACGACCCCCAGGTGCACGGGCTGCTGGGCGAAATCCGCTGGCGGCGCGGCGAGTTGAAAGAGGCGCGGGAACATTTCGACAAGGCCCTGGCCAAGAACCCGGCAGACGCCCATGCGCTGGCGGGAAAAGCGCTGGTGGCGCTGGCCCAGGATGATTTGCCGGGAGCCGAGCAGCTGGCGACCAAGGCGCTGGAAGCGGACAAGAAGGAATGGCTCGCCAATTTCGCCATGGGTCGGGTGATCCTCGCCCAGGGCAAAGTGGAAGCCGCCTTCAGCTATCTCGAGAAGGGCAAGGACACCAAGAAGCGCGGCGATGGTCGCGACCTCTTCGAGGAGGGGATGGGCCTCTTGGCGCTGGCGGAGAAGGACGTGGAAGGCGCCGAGACCAATCTCATCCGCGCCCGCGCTTTGGCGCCAAACACGGTGGAGCACGTGATGGCGCTGGCGGCCATGTACGAATCGACCCAGCAATGGGGGCAGGCGGCGAAGGTGCTCGAGGACATGGGGGCGAAGATCGGCAAGACCCCGCAGCTGTCCTACCGCCTCGGACGCGCCTACGAGAACATGAACCGGCTCAACGAAGCCGCCAAGGAATACCAGTCGACGTTGCAGGCGGATTCCACCTACGCACCGGCGCTGGCCTCTCTCGGCCACCTCTTTCTCTTGGACACCAAGCGGACGCCGGCGGCGATCAACCTCTTGAGCCGCGCCGTGGCCCTGCGACCCACGGCGGCAACGCGCCTCGACCTGGGGATCGCGCTCACCCGAGACAACCGCGCCGCCGAGGCCATCCCGCATCTGGAAGCGGTGCTCGCCGAGAACCCCGAGCCGGCGGTGAAGCTGGCCTTGGCCCGGGCCTACCTCAAATCGGACAACGCCGCCAAGGGCTTGGAGATGTTCAAGGCGAACCCGGAGCTCGCCAACGAGGCGCAGGCGTCCGACATGGTCCTGGTGGGGACGGCCTGGATCCAGGCCAAGGATTACCCGAAGGCCCGTGCTGCCCTCGACAAGGCGGAGGAAAAGGATGCCACGCTCTCCGACATCCCTTACCGCCGCGGCCTGATCCTCCTCTACGAGAAGAACTATCCCGCCGCCATCGAGCAGCTGCAGAAGAAGATCCTCGCCGATCCCCAGAGCGCCAATGCCTGGCTCAATCTCGCCATCGCCTACCAGGGGAACCGGGACCCCAAGGCTGCAGCGGAGGCCTATCGCAAGGTGACCGAGCTGGCGCCGAACTCGCTCCAGGCCTGGACCAGCTACGCCAACGTCCTCTCCGAGCAGGGTGCGAACGACCAGGCCAAGGCGGCCTTTGACAAGGCTTTGCAGATCGATGCCAAGAACGCCCCGGCGCTGCGGGGGCGGGGCTACCTCTACCTGGCCGCGTCGCAGTATCCTCAGGCCATCACCGATCTGCGGGGGGCGACGGCGAGCGACCCCAAGGATCCCCAGGGCTGGGTCTGGCTGGGTCAGGCCCTGCTCAACTCGGGGAACAAGCCGGATGCGGAAGCTGCCTTTCAGAAAGTGCTGCAACTGGAGCCGGGCAACGCGGCGGCGAAAGAGGGGTTGGACGTGATCAAGGGCAATTCACGCTAG
- a CDS encoding PLP-dependent aspartate aminotransferase family protein, with product MEAAYRRFKSIETNVIHAGQSEARQAGAVVSPIFQTANYLMADEDSYAAVRYIRLNNSPNHLLLHRRLAALEGGEDALVTASGMAAITSVLLSFVGAGEHVLAHRALYGGTQNFLNDDAPGLQIQHTPIDMADPAGWEAGLRRNTRILYVESISNPLMEVGELEAAVAFARQHGLVSVIDNTFATPVNFRPLELGFDLVVHSATKYLNGHSDIVAGVVVGAAEKVERVRHKLNHLGGALDPHACFLLERGLKTLVLRVQRQNDNALRLARFLAGHPRVRRVQYPGLETDPGFQRARRLFSGCGGMLSFYAADAPTAERMLQRLRIPLHAASLGCTESLVVRPARSSHLGLPVAEREKLGLTEDLVRVSVGIESVDELCEDFAQALEG from the coding sequence GTGGAAGCAGCCTATCGCCGTTTCAAGAGCATCGAGACCAACGTCATCCACGCCGGTCAATCGGAGGCGCGACAGGCCGGGGCCGTCGTCTCCCCGATCTTCCAAACGGCGAACTATCTCATGGCAGACGAAGACTCTTACGCGGCGGTGCGCTACATCCGGCTCAACAACTCGCCGAACCACCTCCTCCTGCACCGCCGGCTGGCGGCACTCGAAGGCGGCGAGGATGCCTTGGTGACCGCGAGCGGCATGGCCGCCATCACCAGCGTCCTGCTCAGTTTCGTCGGGGCCGGAGAACACGTGCTCGCCCACCGCGCGCTCTACGGCGGCACGCAGAACTTCCTCAACGACGACGCTCCGGGCCTGCAGATCCAGCACACCCCCATCGACATGGCCGATCCTGCGGGCTGGGAGGCGGGGTTACGCCGCAACACCCGCATCCTCTACGTGGAGAGCATCTCCAACCCGCTGATGGAGGTGGGCGAACTCGAGGCTGCGGTGGCGTTCGCGCGGCAGCACGGTCTGGTCAGTGTCATCGACAACACCTTCGCCACGCCGGTCAACTTCCGGCCCCTCGAGCTCGGCTTCGACCTAGTGGTGCACAGCGCCACCAAGTACCTGAACGGCCACAGCGATATCGTGGCCGGCGTCGTGGTGGGTGCAGCAGAGAAGGTGGAGCGCGTGCGTCACAAGCTGAACCACCTGGGCGGCGCGCTCGACCCGCACGCCTGCTTCCTCCTGGAACGCGGGCTGAAGACGTTGGTGCTCCGGGTGCAGCGGCAGAACGACAACGCTCTGCGCCTGGCGCGCTTCCTCGCCGGCCACCCGCGAGTGCGACGGGTGCAATATCCCGGGCTCGAAACCGACCCGGGGTTCCAGCGCGCCCGCCGGCTCTTCAGCGGTTGCGGCGGCATGCTCTCCTTCTACGCCGCCGACGCTCCGACAGCCGAGCGCATGCTCCAGCGCCTCCGCATCCCCCTGCACGCCGCGAGCCTGGGGTGCACGGAGTCCCTCGTCGTGCGCCCAGCCCGCAGCTCCCATCTCGGCCTGCCGGTGGCGGAGCGCGAGAAGCTCGGCTTGACCGAAGATCTGGTGCGCGTCTCGGTCGGCATCGAGTCGGTGGACGAGCTCTGCGAGGATTTCGCGCAGGCACTGGAAGGCTGA
- a CDS encoding STAS domain-containing protein, with amino-acid sequence MAVKIEKLGDVAVVVPEGNFFGGKETDELDKTIKALQGDENKKMVLDLGRVNHLNSMAIGLLVGAHTNYQKRGGRIVLANVDRRISNVFVVTKLSLVFEVANTREEALAALGA; translated from the coding sequence ATGGCGGTCAAGATCGAGAAGCTGGGGGATGTCGCCGTGGTGGTGCCGGAAGGCAATTTCTTCGGCGGCAAGGAAACCGACGAGTTGGACAAGACCATCAAGGCCCTGCAGGGCGACGAGAACAAGAAGATGGTCCTCGATCTCGGCCGGGTGAATCATTTGAACAGTATGGCCATCGGTCTGCTGGTCGGGGCCCATACGAATTACCAGAAGCGGGGCGGCCGGATCGTCCTCGCGAACGTGGATCGGAGAATCTCCAATGTCTTCGTCGTCACGAAGCTCTCCCTCGTCTTCGAGGTGGCGAACACTCGCGAGGAAGCGCTCGCGGCGCTCGGAGCTTAG
- a CDS encoding MotA/TolQ/ExbB proton channel family protein: MALTPDDMVVSRYTRFADAKLSDQLLKAAIEERARRLETQRRRRSVPVDHAALRARRLAALQAAGKLKPRLKILREPLPPEKRLDAPTDDKKARRWTVRGALWLWFVIFGSLGVGWVIFKQLPENIQAGGVMVAVLIALAIIISVIILERLWTIRGAKGRESLSVFVKKIQATIQNNDLEGALDLCRRQRGALANVVYAGVDTFMATERKEMTDEERMEETRRALEEANALETPLLERNLVFLSTIASIATMTGLTGTTRGMIRAFSAMSSQGMPDATQLALGISEALWNTLLGLVIAQVGIIAFNYFSTRVDNYNFMMDETVHEILQLLSRKEKTVVA; encoded by the coding sequence GTGGCTCTGACACCCGACGACATGGTGGTGTCGCGCTACACCCGTTTCGCCGATGCCAAGCTCTCCGATCAGCTCCTCAAGGCGGCCATCGAGGAGCGGGCGCGGCGCCTGGAGACCCAGCGCCGCCGGCGCAGTGTCCCGGTCGATCACGCGGCGCTGCGGGCGCGCCGCCTGGCGGCCTTGCAGGCCGCTGGCAAGCTGAAGCCCAGGCTCAAAATCCTGCGTGAGCCCCTCCCGCCGGAGAAGCGGCTCGATGCACCTACGGACGACAAGAAAGCGAGGCGATGGACAGTGCGAGGCGCGTTGTGGCTCTGGTTCGTCATCTTCGGTTCCCTGGGAGTGGGGTGGGTCATCTTCAAGCAGCTGCCGGAGAACATCCAAGCCGGCGGCGTCATGGTGGCCGTGCTCATCGCTCTCGCCATCATCATTTCCGTCATCATCCTGGAGCGCCTGTGGACGATCCGTGGCGCCAAGGGGCGTGAATCGCTGTCGGTGTTCGTCAAGAAGATCCAGGCGACGATCCAGAACAACGATCTGGAAGGGGCCCTGGATCTGTGCCGCCGCCAGCGCGGCGCGCTGGCCAACGTGGTCTATGCCGGCGTCGACACCTTCATGGCGACGGAACGCAAGGAGATGACCGACGAGGAGCGCATGGAGGAGACGCGGCGGGCCCTGGAAGAGGCCAACGCCCTGGAGACGCCGCTCCTCGAGCGCAACCTGGTGTTCCTCTCCACCATCGCCTCCATCGCCACGATGACGGGGCTCACGGGGACGACGCGCGGCATGATCCGCGCCTTCTCCGCCATGTCGAGCCAGGGCATGCCCGATGCCACCCAGCTGGCGCTGGGGATCTCCGAGGCCCTGTGGAACACGCTGCTCGGTCTGGTCATCGCCCAGGTGGGGATCATCGCCTTCAACTACTTCTCCACCCGGGTGGACAATTACAACTTCATGATGGACGAGACGGTGCACGAGATCCTGCAGCTGCTGTCGCGCAAGGAGAAGACCGTCGTCGCCTGA
- a CDS encoding molybdopterin-dependent oxidoreductase gives MPTKLHTVCNRDCPDACGIVATVEDGRVLTIGGDPEHPVTRGFLCERTSRFLQRQYDPSRLVRPLLRHNGSFAEVGWDEALDFIAAGLERIRRESGPEAVLHYRSGGSLGALKVVNDWFFECFGGARVKKGDICSGAGESAQVQDMGVSDSSDLEDLLHSRCILLWGKGVTTSFVHMLPVLKAARKRGTVVVLIDPAPGKTARFVDLVLRPRPGTDRFLALGLAQWLDAHDAVDPTLPDWSVGHARLLELARSRSLEDWAQAAEVPASALEQVAELFGTGKPANIQVGWGLQRRRHGGVTVRLLDALGALSGNLGVSGGGVTFYYKRRRAFDTARWGAPASRRGIPEPLLGQGILEAVDPPVRAVVVDNGNPVAMLPDSHTVARALASRELVVVIDQFMTDTASCAHVVLPVTTMLEEEDLLGAYGHHYLRMAQPVARRPEGVRSDLEIYQALADRLGFGARMAGSAREWCERLLAPLAGQVDLDEMQRRAVRNPLAPRVIFADRKFPTPDGRFHFVEEVSLAPETSDPEFPLTLGSFSTPEAQSSQWSRPIAGRPLPVRCHPSAAPWAEAGETVRLRSRLGTMEVRLVLDDAVHPSLVCIPKGGWLVHGQAANSLLRATTTDIGLGAAYYDEPVRLEPLSAFDLNL, from the coding sequence ATGCCCACCAAGCTGCACACCGTATGCAATCGTGACTGTCCCGATGCCTGCGGCATCGTGGCCACGGTGGAAGATGGCCGCGTTCTCACCATCGGCGGCGATCCGGAGCATCCCGTCACCCGCGGCTTCCTCTGCGAACGCACCAGCCGCTTCCTGCAGCGTCAGTATGACCCGTCGCGCCTCGTGCGCCCGCTGCTGCGGCACAACGGCTCCTTCGCCGAGGTGGGCTGGGACGAGGCCCTGGACTTCATCGCTGCCGGCCTCGAGCGCATCCGTCGCGAGTCCGGGCCCGAAGCAGTGCTGCACTACCGCTCCGGGGGTTCCCTCGGCGCGCTCAAGGTGGTGAACGACTGGTTCTTCGAGTGTTTTGGCGGCGCCCGGGTGAAGAAGGGCGACATCTGCTCCGGTGCGGGCGAGTCGGCGCAAGTCCAGGACATGGGCGTGAGCGATTCCAGCGACCTCGAGGATCTCCTGCACAGCCGCTGCATTCTGCTCTGGGGCAAGGGGGTCACCACTTCCTTCGTGCACATGCTGCCAGTGCTGAAGGCAGCGCGAAAGCGTGGAACCGTCGTCGTTCTCATCGATCCGGCACCGGGGAAGACGGCCCGCTTCGTCGATCTCGTCCTGCGCCCCCGGCCGGGGACGGACCGCTTCCTCGCCTTGGGGCTAGCGCAATGGCTCGACGCCCACGATGCGGTCGACCCCACGCTGCCCGATTGGTCGGTGGGGCACGCTCGGCTGCTCGAGCTGGCCCGCTCACGCTCGCTGGAGGACTGGGCCCAGGCCGCGGAGGTGCCCGCGTCGGCGCTGGAGCAGGTGGCCGAGCTCTTCGGCACGGGCAAGCCCGCGAACATCCAGGTGGGGTGGGGCCTGCAGCGCCGGCGCCACGGCGGTGTCACCGTTCGTCTTCTCGATGCCCTCGGCGCCCTGAGCGGCAACCTCGGTGTTTCCGGCGGCGGCGTTACTTTTTATTACAAGCGCCGACGCGCTTTCGACACGGCGCGCTGGGGCGCCCCGGCGTCGCGTCGCGGCATTCCGGAGCCGCTCCTCGGGCAAGGGATTCTGGAAGCCGTCGATCCACCCGTCCGCGCCGTCGTCGTCGACAACGGCAATCCCGTGGCGATGCTGCCGGATTCCCACACCGTGGCCCGGGCGCTCGCATCGCGGGAACTCGTCGTCGTCATCGATCAATTCATGACCGACACCGCGTCTTGCGCCCACGTCGTGCTACCGGTGACGACCATGCTGGAGGAAGAGGATCTGCTGGGTGCCTACGGGCACCATTATCTGCGGATGGCGCAGCCGGTGGCGCGACGACCGGAAGGCGTCCGGTCGGATCTCGAGATCTACCAGGCTCTGGCCGACCGTCTCGGTTTCGGAGCGCGGATGGCCGGCTCGGCACGGGAGTGGTGCGAGCGGTTGCTCGCGCCCTTGGCCGGCCAGGTGGATCTGGACGAGATGCAGAGGCGCGCGGTGCGGAACCCTCTGGCGCCCCGGGTGATCTTCGCCGACCGGAAGTTCCCGACCCCGGACGGGAGGTTCCACTTCGTCGAGGAAGTTTCGCTCGCCCCGGAAACCTCCGACCCCGAGTTCCCCTTGACCCTCGGCTCCTTCTCCACGCCGGAGGCGCAATCGTCGCAGTGGTCGCGTCCCATCGCCGGCCGGCCGTTGCCGGTGCGCTGTCATCCGAGCGCGGCGCCCTGGGCCGAGGCAGGCGAGACCGTCCGCCTGCGCAGCCGACTCGGCACCATGGAGGTGCGGCTGGTGCTGGACGACGCGGTGCACCCGAGCCTCGTCTGCATCCCCAAGGGTGGCTGGCTCGTGCACGGGCAGGCGGCCAACAGTCTGCTGCGGGCGACCACCACCGACATCGGCCTCGGCGCCGCCTATTACGATGAGCCGGTGCGCCTCGAGCCCCTTTCCGCTTTTGACTTGAACCTGTGA
- a CDS encoding biopolymer transporter ExbD: MGKKRIGIAIDMTPFVDIGFLLLIFFMSTTSFKPPEPIQLSLPSSNSEFKVPESDVLVLYVDKDGTLAIQLGLVAKEAEFIEAKDLATYVMNARARNPKLRMAIRADKDVPYGVMADVMKAMQISNTLRFNLVTELEQGTFDLSIEPSKGH, encoded by the coding sequence GTGGGAAAGAAGCGCATCGGCATCGCCATCGACATGACGCCGTTCGTGGACATCGGCTTCCTCCTGCTCATCTTTTTCATGAGCACGACGTCGTTCAAACCGCCGGAGCCGATCCAGCTGTCGCTCCCCTCGTCGAATTCGGAGTTCAAGGTGCCCGAGAGCGACGTGCTGGTCCTCTACGTGGACAAGGACGGTACCCTGGCCATCCAGCTGGGACTGGTGGCCAAGGAAGCCGAGTTCATCGAGGCCAAGGACCTGGCGACCTACGTGATGAACGCCCGGGCGCGGAATCCGAAGCTGCGCATGGCGATCCGCGCCGACAAGGACGTCCCCTACGGGGTGATGGCGGACGTCATGAAGGCCATGCAGATTTCCAACACCCTGCGCTTCAACCTGGTCACCGAGTTGGAGCAGGGGACGTTCGATCTCAGCATCGAACCGAGCAAGGGTCACTGA
- a CDS encoding biopolymer transporter ExbD, translating to MGGLDIAAHDTGGGKKKGVLSHKKKGRGRIAIDMTPFVDIAFLLLIFFMVTTVFRLPQAMELNLPPEEAEVEVAESNVFMLYVHGDGEMVYRLGTDGPLEVVQFAGLREMLHDMLKQNDKLITLVKFERTTPYHWMVDVLDEFLLGNINRYSFDAMTPEEVAEVKGGA from the coding sequence ATGGGTGGTCTGGACATCGCAGCCCACGATACAGGTGGAGGCAAGAAGAAGGGCGTTCTCAGTCACAAGAAGAAGGGTCGCGGGCGTATCGCCATCGACATGACACCGTTCGTGGACATCGCCTTCCTGCTCCTCATCTTCTTCATGGTGACCACGGTGTTCCGCCTGCCCCAGGCCATGGAGCTCAACCTGCCGCCGGAAGAGGCGGAGGTGGAGGTGGCGGAATCCAACGTCTTCATGCTCTACGTCCACGGCGACGGGGAGATGGTGTACCGCCTGGGCACCGACGGACCGCTGGAAGTAGTGCAGTTCGCCGGGCTGCGGGAGATGCTGCACGACATGCTGAAGCAGAACGACAAACTCATTACCTTGGTCAAATTCGAGCGCACGACGCCGTACCACTGGATGGTGGACGTCCTCGATGAGTTTCTCCTCGGCAACATCAACCGTTACAGCTTCGACGCCATGACCCCGGAGGAAGTGGCCGAGGTCAAGGGAGGAGCTTGA